The Kitasatospora viridis DNA window GTGCATCACGTCGTCATCGGCCGCGTAGCGCTCCAACAGCTCTGCGGCGTAAGGGAAGAACGAGGGATCGGGGAGGCAGTCGTCCTCCAGGATGATCCCCTGGTCGACGTGCCGGAAGAACCAGTCGATCGCGTTCGACACCCCGAGCATGCATCCCTGGTTCCGCTCCGCGAAGCGCGACACGACATCTGACGGCCAGTCGATTCCGGACTCCAACCGCCGCCGCACCTCGGTGACGAGGCGCTCGTCCCCGGGGGTGCCCGGCCGTGGACCGTCGACCGCGAGGTACACCCGGCGCGGACGGATCTGCCGCAGGCGGTCGAGGGCGATGCTCGTCAGGTCGGGGCGGTTGAAGGCGATGAGGAGAACGGGAACGTGCGAACCGTCCCGCATGTCGGCTCCTGCCCGGTCGGGGGTTCGGTCGGGATCATCTGCCAGATTTCTCACCAGCGTACTGACGGTGCGTCGGCATCGCGGTGAGGCGCGAACGCCCCAGCACTCGATTCAGCCGGATGGTCGGCTCCGGCGGTTTCCCTGTGCGGCCTCGGCCCCGCGCGCGGTGACCGCGCGTCAGCGCGGGGCCCGGGCGGGCCGGGCGCTACCGTCGGGGGATGGCGGCGCGTGGCTGGACGTGGGTGGTCGGGGTCGGGCTGCTGCTGGCGGCCGGGTGCGGGGGAGGCGGGCCGAAGCACGGCACGGGCACGGCCTCGCCGACACCGCTGCGGGGCGACCCGGACTGGGCGATCACCCGGCCCGGCGCACCCGAGGAGATCCAGGGCTACACCGACCGGCCGGGGGTCAGGCCGGGCACCCCCGTGGCGCTGATGGTGTCCACCACCGCGGCGACCTTCCGGGTGCGGGCCTACCGGTTCGGCGCGTACCCGGACGCGCCGGCCGCCGTGATCTGGGAGTCGGCGCCGGTCGCCGGGGCGCGGCAGGCGGCCCCGACCACCGACGCGCGCGGCACGGTGGTCGCCGGCTGGCGGCCGAGCCTGACCGTGCCGACCGACGGCTGGCCGCCCGGCGCCTACCTGCTGCGCCTGGACGCGGCCTCCGGCGGGAAGCGCTGGGTGCCGCTGACCGTGGAGTCGCCCTCGGTGGCGGGCCGGGTGGTGCTGGTCCAGGCGGTGACCTCCTACCAGGCGTACAACACCTGGGGCGGGAAGAACCTCTACTTCGGCGCGGACGGCAGCTTCGCCACCCGCGCCCGGGCCGTCAGCTTCGACCGGCCCTACCAGGACGAGGACGGCGCCGCCGACTTCTTCCAACTGGAGGAGCCGCTGGTGCTCTTCGCCGAGCGCGCGGGCACGCCGCTGGCCTACCGGACGAGCATCGACCTGGACCAGGACCCGCACGCGCTGGACGGCGCGGCCGGCGTGGTCAGCGAGGGGCACGACGAGTACTGGTCACCGG harbors:
- a CDS encoding N,N-dimethylformamidase beta subunit family domain-containing protein → MAARGWTWVVGVGLLLAAGCGGGGPKHGTGTASPTPLRGDPDWAITRPGAPEEIQGYTDRPGVRPGTPVALMVSTTAATFRVRAYRFGAYPDAPAAVIWESAPVAGARQAAPTTDARGTVVAGWRPSLTVPTDGWPPGAYLLRLDAASGGKRWVPLTVESPSVAGRVVLVQAVTSYQAYNTWGGKNLYFGADGSFATRARAVSFDRPYQDEDGAADFFQLEEPLVLFAERAGTPLAYRTSIDLDQDPHALDGAAGVVSEGHDEYWSPAMRATVTAARDTGSNLAFLGANAVYRRIRFESADRVEVNYKVPQEDPLYGKDDAAVTGDWPSPPDADPQSSLTGQAYSCDSRTNSALVVDGSTNWLWAGTGLRDGRQLAGLVGPESDRLDDSGHAPQVTVLGHADVACAAGPARTANATVYTAAGGATVFDAGTENWICALRTDDCPGVPGEVRQAVRVATGNLFKVLRHR